A stretch of Henckelia pumila isolate YLH828 chromosome 4, ASM3356847v2, whole genome shotgun sequence DNA encodes these proteins:
- the LOC140865445 gene encoding vacuolar protein sorting 38 yields the protein MESTKPIVKALEEKCELQLDQRAKIIDWEDYEQELARLCSLTSALEEARKKKNALDQKLNSFIQVEAESLSQSNELDQMRERLEYRKLVMGNMSMDSKVVKEKVRKQEELLSAKIRSLLAGGTSLSVASRRMQDSIKSLAGDKGYDHLKKLQRLLRLRQQYLVSQVSFLYPVKVVIGKVPEQELESFSSSIKPGVSAGSKPVNQASLTISGLHLTMIPFTKMGFFTDKKEIQRSSTALGYVAHVVLLVASYLQVPLRYPFRLGASRSYIQDYAPSIENSASSSTLDPTISTSSKPMEFPLFVEGQDSTRAAYAVFLLNKDLEQLLNFIGVKSLGPRHVLANLKELLRTVDSPEYIDT from the exons ATGGAATCGACGAAGCCGATCGTAAAGGCACTGGAAGAGAAATGCGAATTACAGCTGGATCAGCGTGCAAAGATTATAGATTGGGAGGATTACGAACAGGAGCTCGCTCGTCTCTGCAGTTTAACCTCCGCTCTCGAAGAAGCGAGAAAGAAGAAGAATGCGCTTGACCAGAAGCTGAATTCTTTTATTCAA GTAGAAGCCGAGTCGTTAAGCCAATCAAATGAGCTTGATCAGATGCGTGAAAGACTGGAATATCGTAAGTTGGTGATGGGAAACATGTCGATGGATTCAAAGGTTGTAAAGGAGAAAGTAAGAAAGCAGGAGGAACTTCTTAGTGCGAAAATTAGATCCCTTTTGGCTGGTGGGACTTCACTTTCTGTAGCCAGCAGACGCATGCAG GATTCAATTAAGTCACTTGCTGGAGACAAAGGTTATGATCATCTGAAAAAATTGCAGAGGTTATTGAGACTGAGGCAACAATATCTGGTGTCTCAGGTTTCCTTTCTGTATCCAGTAAAGGTTGTGATTGGAAAAGTTCCTGAGCAAGAACTTGAATCATTTAGTAGCAGTATTAAGCCAG GTGTTTCTGCTGGATCAAAACCTGTCAACCAAGCCTCATTGACCATATCAGGTCTGCATCTTACTATGATCCCTTTTACGAAGATGGGATTTTTCACCGATAAGAAGGAGATTCAGCGATCTTCAACGGCTCTGGGATATGTTGCTCAT GTTGTCTTACTTGTAGCTTCTTATCTGCAAGTTCCTTTGCGATATCCATTTCGATTAGGAGCTTCTCGATCATATATACAAGATTATGCCCCTTCAATTGAGAATTCAGCATCCAGTTCAACTTTGGATCCAACAATTTCGACAAGCTCAAAACCTATGGAATTTCCTCTTTTCGTCGAAGGTCAAGACTCAACAAGAGCAGCCTATGCTGTATTTTTGCTAAACAAg GATTTAGAACAGCTTTTAAATTTCATCGGCGTGAAGAGCTTAGGGCCGCGACACGTCTTAGCGAATTTGAAAGAGCTTCTGAGAACCGTCGATTCTCCAGAATACATTGATACGTGA